The nucleotide sequence ACTCAAACGGTAGCTGTTTTCTGAGCGAATTGATTCCTATGGGAAATTTGATGCCATATTCCATCGCAAGCCCCCGGATACGGTTAGCAAGCTGTGTTCGTTGCTTAATATAACCTTCCCGCAGTCTTAGTAAGCAGGCAAGATCTTGCTGTTCAACAGTTTTAACCGGAACGAAATGAATATCTGTCCGCTGACTGGCTTCATAAATAGCCAAAGCATCATTGGGATCATTTTTATTTCCCGAGCGATACTTAGCGGCGATCTGAGCAGGCACGAGTAAGACTTGATGTCCTGCCTGCTGGAACTTTCGACCCCAATAATGAGCCGTTGCACAAGCTTCCATACAAATAACAGCTTTGGGGTGCTTAGCCACCATTGAAATTAACTTTGATTGAGATACTTTTTGATTAGATGAAAGCTTTCCGTGCTTATTAATTATCGCAACTTGAATAACAGTCTTAGCAAGGTCGATAGAAATAGTGATATTCTTGTTCATGGCATGGGCTCCTTTTTAGTTGACACTCTTACCTTAGCCGATATTTTCGACGAAGGTGAGGGAGTCCATGCCATTGCATACCGGACTCAAAAACACCAAATATAACCCAAGATATACGTTCTGCACTTATTAGTAATTCATGTTCGATGCAGGTGTCTTCTAATTGTTTGCTCGTTCATGATCAATGTCCATTGTGTATGCAGCAAATGGGGCGAGGAAATGTGTACTGTTACGCCCCCTTAAACTCAGGTATGCATTCCCACGCGGGAGCATGGGAACGAGTTCCTCTTTATAATCAGCAGGTTATTAAACTACAACAACTCAGAAACCACTTCCGCCAGCTGCTCAAACGTCTCATAACGCGAAGAACTTGGTCTCCAGACCAGCCCGATATCCCGGTATGCCTGCTGGCCCGGCGGATCCACAATCACCAGATTCTGGTTCTCCAGGATGCCGTGCTCAATCGCCATTTGCGGAATAAAGGTGGTGCCCAGACCATTTGCCACCATCTGCACCAGAGTATGAAGACTGGTTGCGGTGAACGGGTTTATCTTTTCTTTTTCCGTCAGCTTACAGGCAGAAACCGCATGCTCGGTAAGACAGTGCTCGTTCTCCAGCAGGAAGACATACTCGTCCGGCAGATCATCATAGCGGATAGGCACGCGGATGGTGTTTGCCTGATCCCGGCTTATCACCATTTTAAAGGCATCCTGTCCAACAACCTGACTATGCATAGGGCCGATATCAATGGGCAGTGCCAGGATCAGCACATCCATCTCACCATTTTTCAGAGCTTCAAGCAGGTTTGCGGTAGTGTCTTCCCGCAGAAGAAGATCCAGCTCAGGGAAACGCTGGTTCACTTCCTGTACCAAATCACAAAGCAGGAAAGGCGCAATGGTAGGAATGCAGCCAACTTTAAGCTGCCCCTGCATGGTTCCGCCCTGACAAAGTTTGCCAAGCTCAATCAGATCCTGCCCCTTTGCCAGTA is from Vibrio sp. JC009 and encodes:
- a CDS encoding hydrogen peroxide-inducible genes activator is translated as MNKWPSLKQLHYLITLYETRHFSEAAQKCFVSQSTLSKGIQNLEEMIGCPLYEKKDKKSPLVFTMAGEKVVSQGRELLAKGQDLIELGKLCQGGTMQGQLKVGCIPTIAPFLLCDLVQEVNQRFPELDLLLREDTTANLLEALKNGEMDVLILALPIDIGPMHSQVVGQDAFKMVISRDQANTIRVPIRYDDLPDEYVFLLENEHCLTEHAVSACKLTEKEKINPFTATSLHTLVQMVANGLGTTFIPQMAIEHGILENQNLVIVDPPGQQAYRDIGLVWRPSSSRYETFEQLAEVVSELL